The Pirellulimonas nuda genome includes a region encoding these proteins:
- a CDS encoding cation:proton antiporter, producing MICGIAAGTEIVDFGVWDSLRDALLLLLAAMVLGTVAERLRQSSIVGYLVAGTLAGPNVLGWISKQEAIHNFAELGVALLLFVIGLEFSPRRLLDLGAAALGVGVLQVVLTTAAGWAGAVACGVGGQEALVIGMMIAMSSTACVLRMLTDRAELDGIHGRAALGVLLVQDVAVVPMMLAVSAMAGGQAMGAMAWKLTLSLLLAVGLIGGFYLVFGLLAPRLLKQRAWRRNRDLPILLAMILALGSAWAAHQLGLSPALGAFAGGVMLAASPFATQVRADVRPLSTLLVTLFFASIGMFGDPWWLVQHLPLVGAILVAIVIGKPLIIALVGRLMGQPLRYSVATGLCLAQIGEFSFVLATIAQTPIDGVALMSVDTFRALISATILSLILTPYFVAAAPRIGAWFAARLGRFGGDSLLSGVAAPDSEEVPIDPDTVMIIGFGPAGQRVAEGILGSKPGPIVVVDMNPDNIAVAERYGLTGFLGDATQSEVLEHAGVHRARVVVLVVPDHKATRQLIDNVRDLAPEAYLIVRCRYHVWHWELLNAGAHEVADEEDEIGRRMAQRVRRVIAGEPPTPE from the coding sequence ATGATTTGCGGCATCGCGGCAGGGACGGAGATCGTTGACTTCGGGGTGTGGGACTCGCTGCGCGACGCCCTGCTGCTGCTGCTGGCGGCGATGGTGCTCGGCACGGTCGCGGAGCGTCTTCGGCAGAGCTCCATCGTGGGGTACCTGGTGGCGGGGACGCTGGCCGGCCCCAACGTGCTGGGCTGGATCAGCAAGCAAGAAGCGATCCACAACTTCGCCGAACTCGGCGTGGCGCTGCTGCTGTTCGTGATCGGGCTGGAGTTCTCCCCCCGCCGGCTGCTGGACCTGGGCGCCGCCGCCCTGGGCGTGGGCGTGCTGCAGGTGGTCCTCACCACCGCCGCGGGCTGGGCCGGCGCCGTGGCGTGCGGCGTCGGCGGGCAGGAGGCGCTCGTGATCGGCATGATGATCGCGATGAGCTCGACCGCCTGCGTGCTGCGGATGCTCACCGACCGGGCGGAGCTGGACGGCATCCACGGCCGAGCGGCCCTGGGCGTGCTGCTGGTGCAAGACGTGGCCGTGGTGCCGATGATGCTCGCCGTGAGCGCCATGGCGGGCGGCCAAGCGATGGGCGCGATGGCGTGGAAGCTGACCCTCAGCCTGCTGCTGGCGGTCGGGCTGATCGGCGGGTTCTACCTGGTGTTCGGCCTGCTGGCGCCGCGGCTGCTGAAGCAACGCGCCTGGCGGCGCAACCGCGACCTGCCGATCCTGCTGGCCATGATCCTGGCGCTCGGCTCGGCCTGGGCGGCCCACCAGTTGGGGCTCAGCCCCGCGTTGGGCGCGTTCGCGGGGGGGGTGATGCTGGCGGCCTCGCCGTTCGCCACTCAGGTGCGGGCCGACGTGCGGCCCCTGAGCACCTTGCTGGTGACCCTCTTCTTCGCGTCGATCGGCATGTTCGGCGACCCGTGGTGGCTTGTGCAGCACCTGCCGCTGGTGGGCGCCATCTTGGTCGCCATCGTGATCGGCAAGCCACTGATCATCGCGCTGGTCGGACGGCTGATGGGCCAACCGCTGCGCTACTCGGTGGCCACCGGGCTCTGCCTGGCGCAGATCGGCGAGTTCTCCTTCGTGCTGGCCACGATCGCCCAGACGCCCATCGACGGCGTCGCGCTGATGTCGGTCGACACGTTCCGGGCCCTCATCTCGGCCACCATCCTCAGCCTGATCCTCACCCCCTACTTCGTGGCGGCCGCCCCGCGGATCGGGGCCTGGTTCGCCGCGCGGCTCGGACGCTTCGGAGGAGACTCGCTGCTGAGCGGCGTGGCGGCGCCGGACTCCGAGGAGGTGCCGATCGACCCCGACACGGTGATGATCATCGGCTTCGGCCCCGCCGGCCAGCGGGTCGCAGAAGGGATCCTCGGCTCAAAGCCGGGGCCGATCGTCGTGGTCGACATGAACCCAGACAACATCGCCGTGGCCGAGCGCTACGGGCTGACCGGGTTCTTGGGAGACGCGACCCAGTCGGAGGTGCTGGAGCACGCCGGCGTGCACCGCGCGCGGGTGGTAGTGCTGGTGGTGCCAGACCACAAGGCGACGCGGCAACTCATCGACAACGTCCGCGACCTCGCCCCGGAAGCCTATTTAATCGTCCGCTGCCGCTACCACGTCTGGCACTGGGAGCTGCTAAACGCCGGCGCCCACGAGGTAGCCGACGAAGAGGACGAGATCGGCCGCCGCATGGCCCAACGCGTCCGCCGGGTGATCGCGGGCGAGCCGCCGACGCCAGAGTAG
- a CDS encoding sulfatase family protein — translation MRYVLIVAAAFVCSVACPPACVRGADSAGRPMNIVVLYADDWRHDTLGVAGNPVVLTPNLDRLAGQGVRFTDNYVTTSICGVSRATLFTGQWMTRHGNRAFGPFNTPWQETFPGLLRQQGYFVGHVGKWHNGKFPAQNFDFGRSYSGKHWIDQPDGSKIHVTQKNQDDAIEFLNTRPANKPFCLTVAFFATHAEDSNPLQFLPQPESMELYKDVTVPVAPNATDASFRRLPDFVANEKNEGRNRWHWRFDTPEKHQTMMKNYYRLATEVDATCGRVIEELRRQGTLEDTLVIFTTDNGYYHAEHGLADKWYPHQESIRVPLIIRDPRMPEAERGSTDDAMTLNVDLAPTVLAAAGVAAPPGMQGRDLSPLYLAQQRPEWREEFFYEHPTIRDVSFIPSSEALVRRDWKYMFWPDFDREQLFDLKADPREENDLAGDPASAERLAEMRARFAQLKASAR, via the coding sequence ATGCGCTACGTGCTGATTGTTGCTGCTGCGTTTGTCTGCTCCGTCGCCTGCCCCCCCGCGTGTGTCCGCGGCGCCGACTCGGCGGGTCGGCCGATGAACATAGTGGTGCTGTACGCCGACGACTGGCGGCACGACACGCTGGGCGTTGCGGGCAACCCCGTGGTGTTGACCCCCAACCTCGACCGGCTGGCGGGCCAGGGGGTGCGGTTCACGGACAACTACGTGACCACATCGATCTGCGGCGTGAGCCGCGCCACGCTGTTTACCGGGCAGTGGATGACCCGGCACGGCAACCGGGCGTTCGGGCCCTTCAACACGCCGTGGCAAGAGACCTTCCCCGGGCTGCTGCGCCAGCAAGGCTACTTCGTCGGGCACGTTGGCAAGTGGCACAACGGCAAGTTCCCGGCCCAGAACTTCGACTTCGGCCGCTCGTACTCCGGCAAGCACTGGATCGACCAGCCAGACGGCTCCAAGATCCACGTGACGCAGAAGAACCAAGACGACGCGATCGAGTTCCTCAACACCCGGCCCGCGAACAAGCCGTTCTGCCTGACCGTGGCCTTCTTCGCGACGCACGCCGAAGACAGCAACCCGCTGCAGTTCTTGCCCCAACCCGAAAGCATGGAGCTGTACAAGGACGTGACGGTCCCGGTGGCGCCGAACGCCACCGACGCGTCGTTCCGTCGGCTGCCGGACTTCGTCGCCAACGAGAAGAACGAGGGACGCAATCGCTGGCACTGGCGCTTCGACACTCCCGAGAAGCACCAGACGATGATGAAAAACTACTACCGGCTGGCGACCGAGGTCGACGCAACTTGCGGCCGCGTGATCGAGGAGCTGCGTCGGCAGGGGACGCTCGAGGACACCCTCGTGATCTTCACTACCGATAACGGCTACTACCACGCCGAGCACGGGCTGGCCGACAAGTGGTACCCCCACCAAGAAAGCATCCGCGTGCCGCTAATCATCCGCGACCCGCGGATGCCCGAAGCCGAGCGCGGCTCGACCGACGACGCGATGACTCTGAACGTCGACCTGGCGCCAACCGTGCTAGCGGCCGCCGGCGTTGCGGCGCCCCCGGGGATGCAGGGGCGCGACCTGAGCCCGTTGTACCTTGCCCAGCAAAGGCCCGAGTGGCGCGAGGAGTTCTTCTACGAGCACCCCACCATCCGCGACGTGAGCTTCATCCCGTCGTCCGAGGCGCTGGTGCGCAGGGACTGGAAGTACATGTTCTGGCCCGACTTCGACCGCGAGCAGCTCTTCGACCTCAAGGCAGACCCGCGCGAAGAAAACGACCTGGCGGGCGACCCCGCGTCGGCCGAGCGGCTGGCGGAGATGCGGGCCCGCTTCGCCCAGCTCAAAGCGTCGGCACGCTGA
- a CDS encoding AAA family ATPase, which translates to MDLRRRHLELFVPELAKRRVAERPGEALGGWTQTLDAAVVFADVSGFTRLAGRLTGLGAEGAEQLTQLLNTYYGALIDLVELHGGDVVRFAGDALMAVWPVPETAHDRPTLLADEVVRAAQCCLEIQARLTDFPVAEGVRLSLRVSVAAGELTACCLGGIDDNWQIALLGSPLEQLRIADARCPVGAVVASPQAADAAGDRLVGRRYEDGCLACDGVLAAPAPRPLEQREAAESAWDQLCKLVPQAVLARIDAGQGDWLADLMQVTAVFLRFSWPDSPGPPDAARMQSAMRLLQQSAAQCGGAVLQLTQEEKGTVGIVVFGLPPHAGEQRAARALSMIDRLGPALAEAGIRAGAGAASGQAFCGPLGSARRQQYTVMGNVMNLAARLMQHAHEETLCDEQTQQQAPARFGFEPLPPLRLKGFERAQGVFRLGADRRAPSLGPAAPRPLVGRGPEMALLRDALQAGRDNANAWVMVEGEPGVGKSELLRATQSHAIELGVTPFVGECSLIETSTAYFPWRQALSRMLGLDEESQTDARQAKLLEQLPADLHRLAPLLNPLLDLRLPETEIVKQLTGSTRAVNLHETLVALLTGVASRRGPLAILLDDMQWADWSSWEFTALALRRVKPLSIGLFLRTPQEPRPPAYGQWLAEPGLLRLRLDLLPVEQIAELAQDRLKVDRVTPRLAHFVFERSQGNPLFAEELISLLRSSNAVSTGDGVGDLVGDGPVGVPARVNDLITGRVNQLPPPERLTLQVASVVGRVFGRRVLSDVYPVRQDADCIPGYLGDLQQRDLVRPGTALPEPTMAFRHGTVQQVAYGQLPRRQRGALHRDIARWYEGSDQEPSSRYPLLAHHWGAGGELQHELKYLDLAGEQALRGGAGREAFELFEKARRRLADSQPHADPTRDARWARLMGEASFVLGDLEGARRYAEESLRLFGYPSPKTSTEIALSTAAQVAVQLGHRARGVRPRKSAEPLSGNNAKRLEAALASQRIAQICYFTNDIGVGVNRTLAALNHAEGVQESPVLAVSYASMSIIASLLRVDPLARLYANAAERVGHDVDDLPALAYTLAVVGMYWMGRGAWDRVERVSLEAIEISERLGDHRQLAESVTVLAMHDCFLAKYDQSRRHFERLRWLGEQAGNDLHRAWGHCGRGECLYRQGRLEGARSELNKALALLENRKDRTEELRAAGLLAIVHWRLGDAGAAERHAATVDRLIAESPHVTVSALEGIAGVAELRLGLWRRDPANRGARRAAVGSVGVVRRFAKVFPIGRPRAWRLRGAVARLEGRLGRAERCFRRSLAEAGRLGIELETRLTQAELDAGSEPAERR; encoded by the coding sequence ATGGACCTACGCCGGCGACACTTGGAGCTGTTCGTCCCCGAGCTCGCCAAGCGCCGGGTCGCCGAGCGGCCGGGCGAGGCGCTGGGGGGCTGGACCCAGACGCTCGACGCCGCGGTAGTGTTTGCCGACGTCAGCGGCTTCACCCGGCTGGCGGGCCGGCTCACCGGGCTGGGCGCCGAAGGCGCCGAGCAGCTCACGCAGCTTCTGAACACCTACTACGGCGCCCTGATCGACCTGGTCGAGCTGCACGGGGGCGACGTGGTGAGGTTCGCCGGCGACGCGTTGATGGCCGTGTGGCCCGTCCCCGAGACCGCCCACGACCGGCCCACACTGCTGGCCGACGAGGTCGTGCGGGCCGCGCAGTGCTGCCTCGAGATACAAGCCCGGCTGACGGACTTCCCGGTCGCCGAAGGGGTGCGGCTGTCGCTCCGCGTCAGCGTCGCGGCGGGCGAGCTCACGGCCTGCTGCCTGGGGGGCATCGACGACAATTGGCAGATTGCGTTGTTGGGGAGCCCGCTAGAGCAGCTCCGGATCGCCGACGCACGGTGCCCGGTCGGCGCGGTGGTGGCGTCGCCCCAGGCCGCCGATGCGGCGGGCGACCGGCTGGTGGGGCGCCGGTACGAGGACGGCTGCCTCGCCTGCGACGGCGTATTGGCCGCGCCCGCGCCCCGCCCGCTGGAACAACGCGAGGCGGCCGAAAGCGCGTGGGACCAGCTCTGCAAGCTCGTCCCGCAGGCGGTGCTGGCCCGCATCGACGCCGGGCAGGGTGACTGGCTGGCCGACCTGATGCAGGTGACCGCCGTGTTCCTGCGGTTCTCTTGGCCCGACAGCCCGGGCCCCCCCGACGCGGCGCGGATGCAGTCGGCGATGCGGCTGCTGCAGCAGTCCGCGGCCCAGTGCGGCGGCGCCGTGCTCCAGTTGACGCAGGAAGAAAAAGGGACCGTCGGCATCGTCGTGTTCGGGCTCCCCCCCCACGCGGGCGAACAGCGTGCGGCACGGGCGCTGTCGATGATCGACCGGCTCGGCCCCGCGCTGGCCGAGGCGGGGATCCGCGCGGGGGCGGGCGCGGCCTCTGGCCAGGCGTTCTGCGGCCCGCTGGGGAGCGCCCGCCGCCAACAGTACACGGTGATGGGAAACGTGATGAACCTGGCGGCGCGGCTGATGCAGCACGCCCACGAAGAGACACTCTGCGACGAGCAGACGCAGCAGCAGGCGCCCGCACGGTTCGGCTTCGAGCCGCTGCCGCCGCTGCGCCTGAAGGGGTTCGAGCGCGCCCAGGGGGTGTTCCGCCTGGGCGCCGATCGGCGGGCGCCCTCCCTCGGGCCCGCGGCGCCTCGCCCGCTGGTCGGCCGCGGGCCAGAAATGGCCCTGCTGCGCGACGCGCTGCAGGCGGGCCGCGACAACGCCAACGCGTGGGTGATGGTTGAGGGAGAGCCGGGGGTCGGCAAGTCGGAGCTGCTACGCGCCACGCAGTCCCACGCGATCGAGCTGGGCGTCACCCCGTTCGTCGGCGAGTGCAGCCTGATCGAGACCAGCACGGCGTACTTCCCGTGGCGGCAGGCGCTCTCGCGGATGCTCGGGCTCGACGAAGAGTCCCAAACCGACGCGCGGCAAGCCAAGCTCCTGGAGCAGCTCCCCGCCGACCTGCACCGGCTCGCTCCCTTGCTCAACCCGCTGCTCGACCTGCGCCTGCCCGAGACAGAGATCGTCAAGCAGCTCACCGGCTCGACACGGGCCGTGAACCTGCACGAGACGCTGGTGGCGCTGCTGACCGGCGTGGCGTCGCGACGCGGCCCGCTGGCGATCTTGCTGGACGACATGCAGTGGGCGGACTGGAGCAGCTGGGAGTTCACCGCGCTGGCGCTCCGCCGGGTCAAGCCGCTTTCGATCGGGCTGTTCCTGCGCACCCCGCAAGAGCCGCGGCCGCCGGCCTACGGCCAGTGGCTCGCGGAACCGGGCCTGCTGCGCCTCAGGCTCGACCTGCTGCCGGTCGAGCAAATCGCTGAGCTGGCGCAGGACCGGCTGAAGGTGGACCGCGTGACGCCGCGGCTCGCCCACTTCGTCTTTGAACGCTCGCAGGGGAACCCGCTGTTCGCCGAAGAACTCATCAGCCTGCTCCGCAGCAGCAACGCCGTGAGCACCGGCGACGGAGTCGGCGACTTGGTGGGTGACGGCCCGGTAGGCGTACCCGCACGCGTGAATGACCTGATCACCGGCCGCGTGAATCAGCTCCCTCCGCCCGAGCGCCTGACGCTGCAGGTGGCCAGCGTGGTAGGCCGGGTCTTCGGCCGCCGTGTGCTTTCGGACGTCTACCCGGTGCGGCAAGACGCCGACTGCATCCCCGGGTACCTGGGCGACCTGCAGCAGCGCGACCTGGTGCGGCCCGGCACGGCGCTGCCCGAGCCGACCATGGCGTTCCGGCACGGCACGGTCCAGCAGGTGGCCTACGGCCAGCTCCCGCGTCGGCAGCGCGGGGCGCTGCACCGCGACATTGCGCGTTGGTACGAGGGGTCCGACCAAGAGCCCAGCTCGCGCTACCCGCTGCTGGCTCACCACTGGGGCGCGGGGGGCGAGTTGCAGCACGAGCTGAAGTACCTCGACCTGGCCGGCGAGCAGGCGCTGCGAGGCGGCGCGGGCCGCGAGGCCTTCGAGCTGTTCGAGAAGGCCCGCCGGCGGCTCGCCGATTCGCAGCCGCACGCCGATCCAACGCGCGACGCGCGGTGGGCCCGGCTGATGGGCGAGGCGAGCTTCGTGCTGGGCGACCTGGAGGGCGCGCGCCGCTACGCCGAAGAGTCGCTGCGGCTGTTCGGCTACCCGTCGCCCAAGACATCGACCGAGATCGCGCTGAGCACGGCGGCGCAGGTGGCGGTTCAGCTCGGCCACCGGGCCCGCGGGGTGCGTCCGCGCAAGTCGGCCGAGCCGCTCTCAGGCAACAACGCCAAGCGGCTCGAGGCGGCGCTGGCCAGCCAGCGGATCGCGCAGATCTGCTACTTCACCAACGACATCGGCGTGGGGGTCAACCGCACACTCGCCGCGCTCAACCACGCCGAGGGGGTGCAAGAATCCCCCGTGCTGGCCGTGTCGTACGCCAGCATGTCGATCATCGCCTCGCTGCTGCGCGTCGATCCGTTGGCGCGCCTGTACGCCAACGCGGCCGAACGCGTGGGACACGACGTCGACGACCTGCCGGCGCTGGCGTACACGCTGGCGGTGGTCGGCATGTACTGGATGGGTCGCGGCGCATGGGACCGGGTCGAGCGGGTCAGCCTCGAGGCGATCGAGATCAGCGAGCGGCTCGGCGACCACCGCCAGTTGGCCGAGTCGGTGACGGTGCTCGCCATGCACGACTGCTTCCTCGCCAAGTACGACCAGAGCCGCAGGCATTTCGAGCGGCTGCGTTGGCTCGGCGAGCAGGCCGGCAACGACCTGCACCGCGCCTGGGGCCACTGCGGCCGCGGCGAGTGCCTGTATCGGCAAGGGAGGCTCGAGGGCGCCCGGTCGGAGCTCAACAAAGCCTTGGCGCTGCTCGAAAACCGCAAGGACCGCACCGAGGAGCTCCGCGCCGCCGGGCTGCTGGCCATCGTCCACTGGCGGCTCGGCGACGCCGGGGCCGCGGAACGGCACGCCGCCACGGTCGACCGGCTGATCGCCGAGAGCCCGCACGTGACGGTCTCGGCGTTGGAGGGCATCGCCGGGGTCGCGGAGCTCCGCCTCGGGCTGTGGCGCCGCGACCCCGCCAACCGCGGGGCGCGGCGTGCGGCCGTGGGGTCCGTGGGGGTCGTGCGCCGCTTTGCGAAGGTCTTCCCGATCGGCAGGCCGCGCGCCTGGCGGTTGCGCGGCGCCGTGGCGCGGCTCGAGGGCCGCCTGGGCCGGGCAGAGCGTTGCTTCCGCCGGAGCCTCGCCGAGGCGGGCCGGCTGGGGATCGAGCTGGAGACGCGGCTGACCCAGGCCGAGCTGGATGCCGGCAGCGAGCCGGCCGAGCGTCGCTGA
- a CDS encoding carbohydrate porin: MTNRLSTRAALVLGGRGLIASALLLGAGSQARGSDGVNDIQFATSQWEASPQAVGTADPVSLASCDSQPCRCCCCPDPPGYGYCIHTELGDHLAQSLTSATEAMAAHGVTYLGQATQFYQGVASGGAEQTFDYGGKIDQFLILDSTKLGLWEGTTMTMHAETRFGEDVNFDAVGLAPVNGAMLYPQEGEHSTAITGLSLAQNLTEDLQATAGKFNGFDLFYSLYPQTGRGVNGFMNVSMIIPVSVARTVPLSFMGAGAMKMNGTQPQAGLIVFDNQSVATTSGFDDMFNNGANIMGFVRFFTDVADLPGSHFFSGIWSTGEYTSLDRTDFVFVPGQGIQSTPVGGAYTLLYIYEKALWMDGCNPKRNISVLSMWGLADQQTSPVGWSANVALQASGFRDSRPHDAVGIGYFHTGLSNDFVNLLSPVLDLRDVDGVELYYSAAISQSFQLTGDLQVIEPAIADNDTAVVVGLRGTVGF, encoded by the coding sequence ATGACGAATCGATTGAGCACGCGTGCGGCCCTGGTTCTCGGTGGGCGCGGTCTGATCGCCTCGGCGTTGCTGCTTGGCGCCGGCTCACAGGCCCGCGGCAGCGACGGCGTGAACGACATCCAGTTCGCCACCAGCCAGTGGGAAGCGTCCCCGCAGGCGGTCGGCACGGCCGACCCGGTCTCACTCGCCTCGTGCGATTCGCAGCCCTGCCGGTGCTGCTGCTGCCCCGATCCGCCCGGCTACGGCTACTGCATCCACACCGAACTGGGCGACCACCTGGCCCAGAGCCTGACGTCGGCCACCGAGGCGATGGCGGCCCACGGCGTCACCTACCTCGGCCAGGCGACCCAGTTCTACCAAGGGGTCGCCAGCGGGGGAGCCGAGCAGACCTTCGACTACGGCGGCAAGATCGACCAGTTCCTGATCCTCGACAGCACCAAGCTGGGGCTGTGGGAAGGGACCACCATGACGATGCACGCAGAGACCCGCTTCGGCGAGGACGTGAACTTCGACGCGGTCGGCCTGGCGCCGGTCAACGGCGCGATGCTCTACCCCCAAGAAGGAGAGCACAGCACCGCGATCACCGGGCTGAGCCTGGCGCAGAACCTTACCGAAGACCTGCAGGCGACCGCCGGCAAGTTCAACGGGTTCGATTTGTTCTACAGCCTGTACCCGCAGACCGGACGCGGGGTGAACGGCTTCATGAACGTGTCGATGATCATCCCGGTGTCCGTCGCACGCACGGTGCCGCTGTCGTTTATGGGGGCGGGCGCCATGAAGATGAACGGCACGCAGCCCCAGGCGGGCCTGATTGTCTTCGACAATCAGAGCGTGGCCACGACAAGCGGTTTCGACGACATGTTTAACAACGGGGCCAACATCATGGGCTTCGTGCGGTTCTTTACCGACGTGGCCGACCTGCCGGGGTCGCACTTCTTCTCGGGCATCTGGTCGACCGGCGAGTACACCTCGCTCGACCGGACCGACTTTGTGTTCGTCCCGGGCCAGGGGATCCAGTCGACCCCGGTCGGGGGCGCCTACACGCTGCTGTACATCTACGAGAAGGCGTTGTGGATGGACGGCTGCAACCCCAAACGCAACATCAGCGTGCTGAGCATGTGGGGCCTGGCCGATCAGCAGACCAGCCCCGTCGGCTGGAGCGCCAACGTAGCGTTGCAGGCCTCCGGCTTCCGCGACTCGCGTCCGCACGACGCGGTGGGCATCGGCTACTTCCACACCGGCCTGAGCAACGACTTCGTCAACCTGCTCAGCCCCGTGCTGGACCTGCGTGACGTGGACGGGGTCGAGCTGTACTACAGCGCCGCGATCTCCCAGTCCTTCCAGCTCACCGGCGACCTACAGGTCATCGAGCCCGCTATCGCGGACAACGACACCGCGGTCGTGGTGGGGCTGCGTGGAACCGTGGGCTTCTAG
- a CDS encoding Fpg/Nei family DNA glycosylase: MPEGDTIFRSAVQLRRAIEGRAIDRADVWDRLRDSLLGGLAGRTITAVEARGKHLLMHLSQGGAIHSHMGMTGSWHLYPAGEPWQKPASYAALTLTFDGLQAVCFTPKTLEHLSSDALRRHPHLSGLGPDLLAGEFAMEEAVARLRGAEGTPLGVAVMNQRLVSGIGNVYKSEVLFLQKLDPFADVAAYSDDELRAVLAVARRHMLRNLDGRPRATRVGAGARLWVYHRSGGPCLKCEGPIAMQRQGEAGRSTYWCPACQPSRRSSDGSAGCPDPR, encoded by the coding sequence ATGCCCGAAGGCGACACCATCTTCCGTTCGGCCGTTCAGTTGCGTAGGGCGATCGAGGGCCGTGCGATCGACCGCGCCGATGTGTGGGATCGGCTGCGCGACAGCCTGCTGGGCGGGCTGGCGGGGCGCACCATTACGGCCGTCGAGGCCCGCGGCAAGCACCTGCTGATGCACCTCTCGCAAGGGGGCGCCATCCATTCCCACATGGGGATGACCGGCTCTTGGCACCTCTACCCGGCCGGCGAGCCGTGGCAGAAGCCGGCGTCGTACGCCGCGCTCACACTGACGTTCGACGGCCTGCAGGCGGTCTGCTTCACGCCCAAGACGCTCGAGCACCTGAGCAGCGACGCCCTGCGGCGGCACCCGCACCTCTCGGGCTTGGGACCCGACCTGCTTGCCGGGGAGTTCGCCATGGAGGAAGCGGTCGCACGGCTGCGCGGGGCCGAGGGGACGCCCCTGGGGGTGGCGGTGATGAACCAGCGATTGGTGAGCGGCATCGGCAACGTCTACAAGTCGGAGGTGCTGTTCCTGCAGAAGCTCGACCCGTTCGCCGACGTCGCGGCCTATTCGGACGACGAGCTGCGGGCCGTGCTCGCCGTGGCCCGCCGGCACATGCTCCGCAACCTCGACGGCCGGCCGCGGGCGACCCGCGTCGGCGCCGGCGCCCGGCTGTGGGTGTACCACCGCAGCGGGGGGCCCTGCCTGAAGTGCGAGGGGCCGATCGCCATGCAGCGGCAGGGGGAAGCGGGGCGGTCGACCTACTGGTGCCCCGCCTGCCAGCCGAGCCGCAGGTCTTCCGATGGTTCCGCGGGCTGTCCAGATCCGAGATAG
- a CDS encoding PQQ-binding-like beta-propeller repeat protein — protein MMLRQAVTWCALVAVVLGTASASADTGADAGWPQWRGPLRDGRALGDVWPESLGEDHLKQRWRAELGPSYSGPIVVGNRVFTTETRDEKTEVTSAFDLTTGERLWETQWPGAMKVPFFAASNGSWIRATPAADDDALYVVGIRDVLVALDQQSGAERWRIDFPKDFGSEPPAFGAASSPIVTEQFLYAQMGGGLAKIDKKTGEVLWNVARSGPGMASSGAFSSPYLAEVGGRTCLVVQTRQELKGVDPESGEVRWSQPIDAFQGMNILTPVVYRDSLFTSAHTGRSQMWRLSDEDPGQIEELWQNKSQAYMSSPVVVGGYLYMHLRNQRLQCLDLATGEEKWRTKPFGKYQSLVVLGDRILALDARGELILFRATPEAFEQIDARKVSDEETWAHLAVCQGVVIVRELNALAVYDWK, from the coding sequence ATGATGCTAAGACAAGCGGTTACTTGGTGCGCACTGGTCGCCGTGGTTCTGGGTACGGCTTCCGCGTCAGCCGATACAGGGGCAGACGCAGGCTGGCCCCAATGGCGGGGGCCGCTGCGTGACGGCCGGGCCCTGGGGGACGTTTGGCCCGAGTCGCTTGGCGAGGACCACTTGAAGCAGCGCTGGCGGGCAGAGCTGGGGCCCAGCTACTCGGGCCCGATCGTTGTCGGAAACCGCGTCTTCACCACCGAGACGCGCGACGAGAAGACCGAAGTCACGTCGGCCTTCGACCTGACCACGGGAGAACGGCTATGGGAGACGCAGTGGCCCGGCGCCATGAAGGTTCCGTTTTTTGCTGCTTCGAACGGCAGCTGGATCCGCGCCACACCGGCCGCGGATGACGACGCGCTGTACGTGGTCGGCATCCGAGACGTTCTGGTTGCGCTCGACCAGCAGTCTGGGGCGGAGCGCTGGCGGATCGATTTCCCGAAGGACTTCGGGTCTGAGCCGCCGGCGTTTGGCGCGGCCTCGTCGCCGATCGTCACCGAGCAATTCCTCTATGCGCAGATGGGGGGCGGGCTCGCGAAGATCGACAAGAAGACCGGCGAGGTGCTGTGGAACGTCGCCCGCAGCGGACCAGGGATGGCGTCGTCTGGGGCGTTCAGCTCCCCGTACCTGGCAGAGGTTGGGGGCAGGACGTGTTTGGTAGTGCAGACGCGTCAAGAGCTCAAGGGGGTCGACCCCGAGTCGGGCGAGGTGCGTTGGTCGCAGCCCATCGACGCCTTCCAAGGCATGAACATCCTCACCCCAGTGGTCTATCGAGACAGCCTGTTCACCAGCGCCCACACGGGGCGTTCGCAGATGTGGCGATTGAGCGATGAGGATCCAGGACAGATCGAAGAGTTGTGGCAGAACAAATCGCAGGCCTACATGTCGTCTCCCGTGGTTGTGGGCGGCTACCTGTACATGCACCTGCGGAACCAGCGGCTGCAGTGCCTCGACCTCGCCACCGGCGAAGAAAAGTGGCGCACCAAGCCGTTTGGCAAGTATCAGAGCCTGGTCGTGCTGGGAGACCGCATCTTGGCGCTCGACGCACGCGGCGAACTAATCCTGTTCCGCGCTACGCCGGAGGCCTTTGAGCAGATCGATGCGCGCAAGGTGAGCGACGAAGAAACTTGGGCGCACCTAGCCGTGTGCCAGGGGGTGGTGATCGTCCGCGAGCTGAACGCCCTGGCCGTGTACGATTGGAAGTAG